The Arachidicoccus terrestris genome includes the window ACCTCTGCTTTTGTCGGCCTTACATTGAAAGTGCCTATTTTTGCCGGTTTCGGAAAAAACGCTCAGATTAAACAGGCGGAATTTGAAGTACAGAAAGTAGACAATCAACTTTATGATCTCCGTCAGAGCATCGATAATGAGATCACTACTGCAAAGAATAATTTTACGTCTGCCATCTCTATTATGGATTATCAGAAAAAAAACATGGCTCTCGCTCAAAAAGTTTATGACCAGACCAAAAAGAAGTATGAAGTTGGCGCTGGCTCTCAGACAGAAATCAATACCGCACAGACAGACCTGAAAGCGGCACAGACAAACTATATCAGTGCGCTCTATGATGCGGTTGTGGCGAAGATCGATTTTTTGAAAGCTACTGGCAAATTATAAAAAACATTATCTAAATAAACGACAGATGAAAAATAAGTGGATACAACAACTTGGATTGGGTGCTAGCCCTCGCTCTCTTTCTTTCGCGCTCTACTTTTCTGCCATGTTCTTAATGGCCGGCATTATACTTACCGGCTGCGGTGGTGACAGCAAGGGGAAGGAAGCTAAAGTCCTGCAGGAGAAGAAAGCAGAACTCACAAAATTGCAAGGACAGCAAGATGCGCTGACAGCTCAGATTGATAAACTGCAAAAAGAAATTAAGGCGATCGATCCGAATGCTGTTGAGGCAAAACGTAAACTGGTCGCCCTTGACACAATTGCTATCAGTACCTTTGATCATTATATTGATCTTCAGGGTAAAATTGATGCCCAAAATGTTGCTTATGTAGCCCCTAAAGGCCAGGGAGGTGTGGTTAAAGCGATCTATGTGAAACAAGGTGATCATGTTTCAAAAGGACAGTTGCTGTTAAAACTGGATGATGCATCACAACGGCAATCTGTGATAGCCGCTCAGCAACAGGTGGCTGGTATCGCTGCTCAGATGGAGCAGGCAAAGACAGTCTTCGAAAGGCAGCAAAATCTCTGGAAAGAAAATATTGGTACAGAGTTGCAGGTGCTGAATGCCAAGACTTCTTTGGAAAGCTTGCAGAGTCAATACAAGGCTGCTAAAGCCAACGAAGAAATTGCTGAAGAACAAGTCAATAATACAGCCGTTCGCGCAGGAATCAGTGGGGTGGTTAATACATTGACAGTAAAAGTCGGCGAATTTTTTACAGCTGGCAATCAGGTCCAGATCGTCAATAATGATGACCTGAAAGTGACGGTCAATGTACCGGAAAATTATTCGGGCAAAATAAAAATGGGAAGTGTCATGCATGTAACATTGCCGGATGTCGGCGGGAAAGATCTGTTGACTAAAGTAAATGTTGTTGGCAGATTAATCGATCCGGTTAGCCGTACTTTCTATATTGAAGGTAAAGTACCTGAAGATCCTGTATTACGACCCAATCAGGTGGCTATGGCCAGGATTAAAGACTATTCAGATCCGAAAGCCATTACCATCCCTACCAATACCATTCAAAACGATGAAAAAGGTAAATTTATAATGGTCGCGACGGGTCAGGGAAATAAATTGGCTGCCAAAAAGAGGTATGTCACTGTTGGACAAATGTATCATGATCAGCTGGAAGTCAAATCAGGCCTGAAACCTGGAGATGTGATTATCAGCGAAGGTTTCCAGAACCTGTATGACGGACAACCCATCATGGTTGGACTATAAGGGGAACGGTCAATTCTTATCTATTATTAATTCTACATTATGCCATCGTTAGAGAAATTAACAGGAAACTTCAAGCAGTTTAAGCCGACCAGCTGGAGTATCAAAAATAAGACATCGATCTACCTTCTGATGCTCTTTGTATCCATTTGGGGGATCGTACAGTTTGTTACATTACCCAAGGAGCAATTCCCTGATATTGTCATTCCTACCATCTATGTACAGACGATCTATGTAGGGAATTCTCCTAAAGATATTGAGAATCTGGTCACCCAGCCGATCGAAAAGCAGATTAAGGGAATCACCGGAGCGAAGATCAATAAGGTAACCAGTACGTCCGTTCAGGACTATTCAGCAATAGTAGTAGAGTTTGGCACGGATGTCAAAACCGATGTTGCTTTACAAAAAGTGAAAGACGCGGTGGACAAGGCGAAACAAGATTTGCCCACTGATCTGACGGAGGAGCCTACGACAATGGAGGTTAGTTTCTCTGACCAGCCTATCATGTATGTGAATGTAAGTGGCAATTATGACATGATGAGGCTAAAAGAATATGCTGATGAATTGCAGGATCGCCTGGAAGAGCTACCAGAAATTAATCGGGTGGATATGGTAGGCGCACCGGAAAGGGAGTTTCAGATCAACGTTAATAATCTGAAAATGCAGGCTGCAGGTGTTACCTTTAGTAATATTGCTACTGCGGTTCAGGGAGAAAACTTAGATATATCCGGTGGCTTGCTCAGAGTAGGCAATATGAAAAGAACTTTACAGGTTAAAGGACAGATCAAGACCGCCGAAGACCTGAGCCATATTGTGCTGCGTAATTCCAAAGGAGCGCCGATTTACCTGAAAGATATTGCTGATATCAAAGACACCGTTAAAGAGCACGAGAGTTATGCACGTCTGGATGGTAAAAATGTTATTACTTTAAATATCATTAAAAGATCCGGTGAGAATCTGATCGAGACTTCTGATCATGTAAAAGAAATTACCGATCAGGTAAGTCAGGAGATTTTCCCACGAGACCTGGATGTGCGCATTACCGGGGATCAAAGTAATACGACAAGAACTTCTTTTACTGACCTGGTAAATTCAATTGTGATTGGTTTTGTGCTGGTATTGATTATTTTGATGTTCTTTATGGGGGTAACCAATGCCTTCTTTGTTGCCTTATCAGTACCGCTCAGCATGTTTGTGGCCTTTGTGTTTCTGCCCGGAGCTAACCTGATTGTCGGTTCTGCGGTGACGCTCAACTTTATTGTACTTTTTGCCTTGCTGTTCGGTCTGGGCATTATTGTGGATGATGCTATTGTGGTCATTGAAAATACCCATAGGATCTTTTCTGAAAATAAGGGTAAAGTGTCAGCTGTGAAAGCGGCAAAGATGGCGGCCGGGGAAGTATTTATCCCTGTATTGGCAGGCACACTGACGACACTTGCACCATTCTTTCCGCTATTATTCTGGCCCGGGATTATCGGCAAGTTTATGATTTATCTACCCACCATGCTAATCTTCACATTAGCGGCTTCCCTGGTGGTAGCCTTTATCATGAATCCAGTGTTTGCGGTTGATTTTATGAATCATCCGGAAACTGAAAACAAGCCCCCTAAATCCGCTATCTTCAAGCAGCCGGTTTTTTGGGTTGCCCTGGGCGTAGGTATTATTTTAGATGTGGTGGGACAGCCTTTTATAGGCAATCTTATCATCTTTATTGTGTTGCTTACCATACTGAATAAGTATGTCTTGGATGATTTGATTCATTCGTTCCAGCATAAAGTGCTTCCCGGAATTATGCACAGTTATGAAAAGTTGCTCCGTTGGGCATTGAAAGGTTGGCGCCCGGTCTGGCTGCTGGTCGGTACATTTGTTCTGATGATTGTTTCCTTTCTCTTTTTTGGCGCGCGTAATGTACCGGTAGTCTTTTTTCCCGATAGTCAGCCTAACCAGATCTATGTCTATCTGAAAATGCCGGTGGGTACCGATGTCGATTATACCGATTCTGTAACCAAAACCCTGGAGAAAAAAGTCTATCATGTATTGGGTATGGAAAACGGCAAGACCAATCCGGTCGTAGAAAGTGTCATCACCAATATTGCCATCGGCGCAGCGGATCCCACCAGCGGGGACAGAAGCACCCGTCCGGAACTCGGGAGGATTCAAGTATCTTTTGTTGAATTTGGCAAACGTAATGGCGTATCTACCGCTCCTTATCTGGATTCGATCCGGGCGGTTGCAAAAGGAATTCCCGGTGCAGAAATTACCGTCAATAAAGAACAGAATGGCCCGCCGACAGAACCTCCCATTAATATCGAAGTAGCCAGTGAAAACTTTGACGATCTGATCAGTACGGCTGTGGCCCTGAAAAATTATCTGGATTCTATTCAGACACCCGGTGTTGAAGAATTGAAAATGGATGTCGATTTGACTAATCCTGAAATCAGTTTTACGGTAGACAGAGAAAGAGCCATGAGGGAGGGGGTGTCTACGGCACAGGTTGGTCAGGCTATAAGGACGGCATTGTTCGGTCTGGAAGTTTCCAAAATCAAAGACGGAGAAGATGAATATAAAATACAACTCCGCAATGAAGAGACGCAGCGTAATAACCTGAGTGACCTGCTCAATATGAATATCAGCTTTATGGACATGGCATCGGGTCAATTTAAGTCAATACCGATCAGCTCTCTGGTTAAAGTAGATTATACCAATACATTGGGGAGTGTAAAAAGAAAGAACCAGAAAAGAGTGATTACACTAACATCCAATGTGCTCACAACCCAGGGGTATACACCGACTGCTGTCAATCAGGAACTCGCGAAACATATTCAACAGTTCAAGCATAAACCCGATGGCGTCACCATTCGCCAGACAGGTGAGGGAGAGCAGCAGGCAGAAACAGGCGCTTTTTTAGGAAGTGCACTGCTAGTCGCCCTGATGATTATTATTTTCCTTTTGGTGTTGCAGTTTAATTCTGTGAGCAAATCGGTTATTATTCTGACAGAGATACTCTTTAGTGTAATTGGCGTTATATTAGGCTATGCGATAACAGGTATGGAAGTCTCCGTGGTGATGACGGGGATCGGTATCGTCGGCCTTGCAGGTATTGTCGTGAAAAACGGCATCCTGGTCATTGAGTTCGCAGATGAACTCAGAGGTAGAGGACTTAAGACCCATGAGGCGGTTGTACAGGCGGGTAAAACCCGTATTATCCCGGTGATGCTCACCGCGCTGGCGGCGATCCTGGCACTGATCCCGCTGGCAGTAGGATTTAATATTAATTTTGTGACCCTGTTCTCCGAACTTAATCCGCATATCTTTTTTGGGGGTGATAATGCATCGTTCTGGAAGCCGCTGTCCTGGACAATAATATTTGGTCTGGCCTTTGCATTTTTTATGACCCTCTTTATTCTTCCAGGTATGTATCTGATCGCAGAGAGATTGAAAAGACCTATGCGCAGACATTTTGGAGGAACATGGGTGTCTTTTATGGGGATTCCGCCACTTACAGTTTTGTTCCTGCCCATGATATTCTACACTATGTTTAAACATAGAAGAGAAGTGCGTAGAAGAAAGGCCAGAATGACTGGTAAGAAGACCGTCAATGAAGCATTCACCGGCAGCTGGTTCTAAGACTTTAGTCAATTGATTTCAGCCATATATTATGATAGGGCTCAAGCCTCTGGTTAGTCGCCGGAGGCTTTTGCATGAGAAGTTCCGGGTAGCGGACACAGTGGCAGGGTTTATGTGGTAACAGAACAGATTTTAAAAGTATATTATGCAGACAAGAAAAAACAATATCCGTAATACACTGGCCTGTGGTGCATTTTTATTGGCGGGCAGTCTTTTGATATTTAGTTGTGGCCCTACCAAATCCTCGACCCATTCAAACGGGGGAAATGTAAAAACGAAAGGACCATTTACGCTGCAAGCAGCCATGCATGATGCGGATACGGTCCGTATCCGACAGTTTTTAGCCGGTAATTGGATCTTGGACAGAACTTGCAGATCCACATTTACGGGACTGAATTGTGATACTTCTGTTAAACAGAGCTGGCAGCTGGATTCTCTGGCAGGCATAAGCTGGACGACAGAGGGAGATAATGCGGGGTCTGATAAGTATCATTTTGTACCCCGGGACGGAGCCCAGGCGGGGTCTACGAAGGGAGATTCTGTTTGGGTGATGTATTTGAACAAAGCCCGGAGAGGCTACCTGATCCGGACACTGACTAAAGACTCTTTGTCATTATCTGAATATCCGTTGATTATGGACAATACAACAACCTACTATCTAAGCCGGCAGCAATAGATTTGGATGCCAATGTCAATCCATGCGAGTGAAAAATAAAGGTGATGCTTTAACAAAAAAGCTTCCGCGAATATTGCGGAAGCTTTTGCTTTTATGCTGTTTATTCCTTTATTCAGTATAAATTTTATCCTAAATAGGACTTTAAGGCACCGCTATAGCGGGCTTTCTGTAAGCGTTTAATCGCTCTTTCCTTGATCTGGCGGATGCGTTCTTTGGTCAGATCGTATTTTTGACCGATCTGTTCAATGGTAATGCCATTTTCTCCTTCCAGACCAAAGTAAGCATTGACGATCTCTGCTTCCCTGGGACTGAGTGATTTGAGTACCCTGCGGATTTCTTCTCTCAGAGAATCTTTCATGACATCATCATCTGTGTCATCAGCACCTTCCAGCAGATCCCCCATGGCCACATCCTCTGCCTCGTGCACTGGTGCATCCAGAGATGTATGTCTGGTGTTACTTTGGAAAATGTTGTTGATTTCTGTCTCGCTCATTTCCAGGATACTGGCTAATTCTTCCGTACTTGGCTCCCGCTCATGTTCCTGTTCGAATGCCATGTAGGCTTTGTTAGCCTTGTTATACGTGCCAATTTTGTTTTGAGGCAGGCGGACTAGTCTACCCTGCTCTGCCAACGCCTGTAAGATGGACTGGCGAATCCACCATACCGCGTAAGAGATGAATTTGAAACCTTTGGTTTCGTCAAAGCGTTGTGCCGCTTTAATTAAGCCGAGGTTACCCTCGTTGATAAGATCGCTAAGTGATAAGCCCTGATGTTGGTACTGCTTAGCGACAGATACCACAAAGCGCAAATTGGATTGAACCAATTTGTCTAAAGCCCATTGATCACCCATCTTGATTCGTTGAGCCAAAGTGGTTTCTTCCTCAGGTGTAATCATCGAAATCTTGGAGATTTCCTGAAGGTATTTTTCCACGGCCTGCGAATCACGGTTAGTGATCTGTGTGGCAATTTTAAGCTGCCTCATATTGATTTATGGCTTTAATGATAGATATAAAACGTACCTTTTGGTGGATTTGTTTCAAATTTATTATTAATTTTCAATATTATAACATAATTCTCCACAAATTCGGCGGCAAAGTTACGATTAAAAGCCAGCTTAGACAAATAATGAACTGATTAAACGGTCTTTCAAAGGAAAAATTATGAAAAAATATAGATTAATGGTCTTAAATACGCTTAACGACCATTTGTATTGAAAAGTTATTTTCCTGCTTCAATATTGATCTGAAAATCAATGTTTTTGCTAATAATTTTGTCTCTGATTGAATTTTCTGACCCATATGTTATTCCCCAATTTGTTCTGTCGATAGCAAAAGCTGCCGTAAAGCTTACAGAACTGGAGTCCGCGTGGATCTCTGCCGGGAAGGTAATTGATTTAGCAATACCCTTGATCGTCATATTACCCGTAACAGTGGTATTGGACTTTATACCTGCTGCTTTAGCGTCCTTGCCGCTGTCTGGGGTCGCATTGACAGATTGCTCAGCTCCCTTTTCTATTTTAGTGATTTCAAAAGTGGCTGTAGGGAACGAGTCAACGGAGAAAAAATCCGAAGATGACAAATGCGCTTTTAGTTTTCCGTTGCTCTCGGCGTCCTGATCAGTAGGCTGAAGGCCTTTCAAATCGATCACTATTTTGCCGCCACTGACCTGATCACCTGTTACACTGACCTGACCTTCCGCAATGGGGGCAAAACCAGAATGTGCGCTTCCGACCAATTTGGAACCGGTCCATAATACTTTACTCGCACTGGTGTCGACGTTCAGCATATGGCCCTGGTCTGTACGCTGAGAAATCGCTTGCGCTGCCGAGGTTTTTGCTTGTTCATTGCCCTGGGTGTTGCCGCAGGAAGACAATACGATAAACCCTGTACTGAGCAGCAGCGTTACTGAATGGGATAATAATCTCATGTGTATGTTATTAAATGGGTAAGGTACTGATAAAAAGTATTTTATCAACCGGGCAAAAATAAGCTCTTGTCTGAATTCAATTAGAGGACAACTGCCACAAAATTGTCATTTAACAATAAATTGAAGAATACTTGCTTCTGTCAGAGCACAGGTTTTTCAATCTGAACTATTTTACTATTTTTGCCTCCCGGCTAACAAGCAATAGGTTTACAGATATACACTTGTCTTGCTTAGCCATCACAAAATTTTCAATATGAAAAAATTATTATTCACTTTAGCCGCATTTACAATGTTACAGGCCACTGCACAAAAATCTCCACTGACCCCCGAGGGACTATTATCTCTGGGCAGGGTCAGCGCCCAGGGAATCAGTAAGGACGGGAAGTCCCTTATCTATAAGGTTTCTACGCCCGATATACAGGAGAATAAGATAGCCGCCGTGTTTTATGCTGTTCCGCTGACAGGTGGAGTGGCCACGAAGCTCTCCAAAGAAGAAAAAGACGCTCAACTAGCTAATGACCGTATTTCCCCGGATGGAAAATATCTGTTGAGCGCCGAGGCCGTAAAACTGGAGAAAGTGCTGGGCCGTGACCGTTATCCGGAGTTGACCAAAACGTCCGCTCAGGTTTATACTTCCCTCAACTACCGTCATTGGGATAAATGGTTTGAAGGCAGCTTCGATCATGTCTTTTATGCCCCATATGCAGATGGTAAAGCGGCAGAACAGAAAAAAGATATTATGCCCGATGAGCCTTATTTCTGCCCGCAGCAACCCTTCGGCGGTCCTGAGGATTACATTTGGAGTCCTGATAGTAAAAAAATTATTTATGTATGCAAGAAAGCATATGGTACTGCTTATGCAGAAAGCACCAATACAGACATCTATGCATATGACATTGCGTCGGGTAGAACGCAGAATCTGACTGAAGAAAACCTGGGGTATGACCTCTCTCCTGCTTTTAATAAGAAAGGTAAGATGGCCTGGTTACAGATGAAGACCGCCGGTTATGAAGCTGATAAAACCGATCTGGTGGTGCGCACGGCTGAAAGCACTGTGAATCTGACCGGTTTTAATGACCAGATTAATGTAGCCTCCTTTAAATGGGGTGATGATGATAGAACGCTTTTCTTTGTCGCACCTATTGACGGAACAATGCAGGTGTTTTCAGTTCAGGACATAGGTCTGACAAAAATGTTGCCTCAGATCCGTCAGATCTCTAAAGGCGATTTTGATGTAAAATCTATCGTCGCACAGGTGGGCGATCATCTGATCGTAGAGAAAGAAGACATTTCCAGGGCTGCTGAAGTCTATTCGCTCAATATCAAAACAGGGACACTCAAACAATTAACCCACGTAAATGACGAAGCTTATAAAGCATTGGCCCCGGTGACGACAGAGCGCAAATGGATTACTACTAAAGATGGGCATAATATGATGGAATGGATCGTCTATCCGCCGAACTTTGATAAACGTAAAAAATATCCCACTTTATTATATTGTCAGGGAGGGCCGCAGTCTGCCACTACACAATTCTTTTCTTATCGCTGGAACTTCCAGTTGATGGCTTCTCAGGGCTATATTATTGTTGTGCCGTGCCGCCGCGGCATGCCGGGATATGGTACTGAATGGAACGCTGCTGTCAGCAAGAATTGGGGTGGTCAGGTCATTCAGGATTATCTGGATGCCATCGATGATATTTCTAAAGAATCCTATGTTGATACCGCACGCAGAGGTTGTGTAGGTGCTAGTTTTGGCGGTTACTCCGTATTTGAACTGGCAGGTAAACATGAAGGACGCTTTAAGTCTTTTATTGCTCATGACGGTGTCTTTGACTTTGTGGCCATGACAGGAACAACCGATGAGCTTTGGTTTGAAAAATGGGAGAAAGGTGGATATTACTGGGAAAAAGACAATAAGGCTGCTCAGAACTCCTATGCGGCTTCTCCGGTCAACTTTGTCGCTAACTGGGACACGCCTATTATGATCGTTCAGGGAGGTATTGACTACCGTGTCCCGATCGAACAGGGGCAGGGAGCCTTCCAGGCAGCGCAACTCAGAGGAATAAAAAGCAAGTTTTTATATTTCCCCAATGAAAATCACTGGGTGCTACAGCCGCAAAATGCGATGGTCTGGCAAAAAGAGTTCTTCAGCTGGCTAAAAGAAACGCTATAATCTTTATAACTATTCAAAGGCATTAAAAGCCGTGTATGAGGTCTTAGCAGGCCAGTACACGGCTTTGTTGTAATACTTGGCACCTCGCCCTCTATTGAAATGTCCAGGGGGTATATGAAAGATCCTCTAACATATTGTCAAGTATATAGTCGCAATCTTGAATGCTGTCTACATAACCATGTATATCCCGGTTATGCAAGATCCAAAGTAGTTCAAAGCTTGCTTTTTTTACCTGCATAAAGACGAAATTACGCATTTGTTGCACTCTTGTATGTCCACTTTTTCCAATACTAAGCTGATCTAATTGATCCAGTACATCTGCATTTTGCTTCCAGAAGCCCAGCGTTTGATATTGAATTTCCCGTATAATGGCCTCGTCTGATGCACTGCCCAACATTTTTATATAACGTAAAGCCATTGCTGTGTTGCGGCTGAACTGGCCGATATGCTGGCGGAAGCGATTAGGCTGATTGGGCATTTTCTTGAGCGCGAAAGTGACGGCGAGTGCTGCAACAAGGATGATGACGGCCAGTCGCTTTATTGTCCGTGAGGTGTTTTCCGTTCTAATAGCAGAGATGGCAGTTCTGCCCAGTATAAAGCCGGTAACCAGTCCCCCAATATGGGCGCTGTTGTCTATGGTTGCTTTAAGCCCGGCTAAGAGCTGCAGGCAAATAAAAAATAATAGGGTGGATAATATCGCTTTACGGGCGTGTTTTTCTATCAGATCAGTGGTAAGCAGTGCCAGGAACACACCGTACATACCCAATATTGATCCTGATGCTCCTACTGATCCTCTAAAGGGGTGGCTGTATATACTAAGCAGGCCGCCTGCCATCCCGCAGATGAGATAGAACAGTAAAAAACGTGCCCTACCCAGTAATGGTTCTAAATATACGCCAATCATCAGCAAGGCGAACATATTGCCGATCAGGTGTATGAATCCTTCATGCATAAACTGATAGCTAAGCAGTCGCCACCATTGACCATGTGTTTGGGTTAAATCTGCCGCATTTGCACCAAAATATTCAAATCCATGGAGGTTATAAGGGGCAAATCCGGCGCCTGCCAGACCTATTAAAAAAAAATAGAAGATATTCAGGTTGATCAGTATAGGGGTAATGAAATATCCCGGTTTGGGATTGAAAATCGACATAAATCCAGATATTTTACTGGCGGACGCTACAACGCTTCGGAATCGCCCCGATCCACCGCCCTGCCGCTCACCTGCGATAAATTCAGCACTGGCCTTCATATAGGTTTGTTGCAGTTCTTCATTTGCGCAATTTTCCATTAACAAGTTCAGGTTACGGCCCAGGCGCCTGATATTTCGCTTGTTTTTGCCGATGCTCCAGAGCTGGGGCATAAGACAGGTGCTTGTGACCTCTACAATGTCTTGATTGATCTCCAGATGAATTACTTCTCCAAAAGAAGTAAGAGAGAACTTCGCATACGCGGTTATGGTGGTTTCTGTCACTGTTCCCCTTGACCAGCCCATTGCCTCAATGCCTTTTAAAAGCAATGCATAAAGCATTCTGGATGAGGTACCCTGAAAATGGAGTTGCTCGCTATAACTGGCGTTAATTTGAAATGACATGGGTATAAACAGGCCGTCAGATTTGGGTTTGCTACGTCGGCATGACAATATTAAATAATTATCTGAACCTGTCAAAGTATTCTACCTGAAACAGTTATCGTGAACAGACTTTTCCACAATTTCTGCACGATGGTTATTTTTGACCAGGACAGTCTGGCCTTTGCAGTTGGCATTAAAAAAAAAATCCCGTTATTTTGCACTGAAACAAATTAACCACCATGCTCCCAAAATATAAGCGTGTCTTACTCAAGCTGTCCGGTGAATCGCTGAAAGCCGAGAATAGTACAGAACCATTTGATCCCAAAATTATTGAACAATACGCCAATGATATTAAAAGTATCACGGATATGGGGGTGCAGGTAGCTGTTGTGATCGGAGCGGGAAATATCTACCGGGGGATGAACGAGGCGGAAAGTGGAATTGAAAGAGCGCATGGTGATTATATGGGCATGTTAGCTACCGTCATCAACGGAATGGCTATGCAGGCGATGTTAGAGAAAATAGGCATTTTTACGCGTTTGCAGAGTGCCCTTCAGATGGATCAGGTTGCTGAACCGTATATCCGTAGAAGAGCGATCCGCCACCTGGAAAAAAACAGGGTAGTTATCTTTGGTGCCGGAACCGGTAATCCCTATTTTACTACAGATACCGGTGGCTCTCTGCGCGCAATAGAAATCAAGGCAGACGTAATCCTGAAAGGCACGCGGGTAGATGGTATCTATACGGCGGATCCCGAAAAAGATCCATCTGCCGTTAAATACGAAACGATTGGGTACAAGGAGTGCATTGATAACAATCTTAAAATCATGGATATGACGGCCTTTACGCTTTGTATGGAAAATAAGTTGCCGATCATTGTATTTGATATGAACAAGCCAGGTAACCTGCGTGCCGTTATTGAGGGCAAGAATGTAGGCACACTGGTTACACAATAAGGTTGCGAAAGATAGTTGGTTACAAAAAAATCCCCTTCAATGATTATTTATTCTTAGGGGATTTTTCTTTTATTAGATTTGAATCGCTGTCAGGCTATGACACATTATTAACGATCAGGTTTGCATCTTTGCTTTCCAGAACAGAGTGCCCCATCAGGAACTCATCTACTTTTCTGGCGCATTCCCTACCCTCGCTGATGGCCCATACGACCAGAGATTGACCACGACGCATATCCCCGCAAGCGAATATCTTAGGAATAGAAGTAAGGAACTCCTTTTCTGTCGCTTTGACATTCCCTCTTTCATCGAGCTCTACACCAAGCTCGTCGATCATGCCAGCCTGCAATGGATGCAAAAAGCCCATGGCCAGTAAGGCTAACTCACAGGGTAGCTCTCTTTCGCTGCCTTTGACTTCCAGAAATTGTGACGGCCGGCCATTTTCTGACTTCCACTCCAGATCGACCACCTTGATGGCTTTGAGGTGTCCATTGTCATCTCCGATGAATTCTTTTGTCGCGATGGCCCAATGACGCTCAGCCCCCTCTTCATGGGAAGAAGTTGTTTTAAGGATCATTGGATAGGTCGGCCAGGGCATAAACTCCGTTCTTTCTTTAGGTGGCACCGGCATCAGTTCAAATTGTGTGATTGATGTAGCCTGTTGCCTGTTGGAAGTGCCCACGCAGTCACTACCGGTATCACCACCACCGATGACAATTACATTTTTCCCGGAAGCGGTAACATTTTCAGAAAGGATGTTGCTTTCAATTTCGGGGTTAGCAAGAGGATCTTTGCCAGCCACCCGCTTATTTTGCTGTTTTAAAAATTCCATGGCATAATAGATCCCTTTAAGGGTGCGACCATGTACAGGAAGGTCTCTGGGAACAGTAGACCCACCGGCCAGTACAACAGCATTATATTCTCTCAGAATATCATTTAATTTGACATTGACGCCTACGTTAGCATTAAATTTAAAGGCGACGCCCTCTTGCTCTAAGACTGCCACACGGCGGTCAATGATGTTTTTTTCCAACTTGAAATCTGGGATACCGTATCTCAGAAG containing:
- a CDS encoding rhomboid family intramembrane serine protease produces the protein MSFQINASYSEQLHFQGTSSRMLYALLLKGIEAMGWSRGTVTETTITAYAKFSLTSFGEVIHLEINQDIVEVTSTCLMPQLWSIGKNKRNIRRLGRNLNLLMENCANEELQQTYMKASAEFIAGERQGGGSGRFRSVVASASKISGFMSIFNPKPGYFITPILINLNIFYFFLIGLAGAGFAPYNLHGFEYFGANAADLTQTHGQWWRLLSYQFMHEGFIHLIGNMFALLMIGVYLEPLLGRARFLLFYLICGMAGGLLSIYSHPFRGSVGASGSILGMYGVFLALLTTDLIEKHARKAILSTLLFFICLQLLAGLKATIDNSAHIGGLVTGFILGRTAISAIRTENTSRTIKRLAVIILVAALAVTFALKKMPNQPNRFRQHIGQFSRNTAMALRYIKMLGSASDEAIIREIQYQTLGFWKQNADVLDQLDQLSIGKSGHTRVQQMRNFVFMQVKKASFELLWILHNRDIHGYVDSIQDCDYILDNMLEDLSYTPWTFQ
- a CDS encoding S9 family peptidase, with protein sequence MKKLLFTLAAFTMLQATAQKSPLTPEGLLSLGRVSAQGISKDGKSLIYKVSTPDIQENKIAAVFYAVPLTGGVATKLSKEEKDAQLANDRISPDGKYLLSAEAVKLEKVLGRDRYPELTKTSAQVYTSLNYRHWDKWFEGSFDHVFYAPYADGKAAEQKKDIMPDEPYFCPQQPFGGPEDYIWSPDSKKIIYVCKKAYGTAYAESTNTDIYAYDIASGRTQNLTEENLGYDLSPAFNKKGKMAWLQMKTAGYEADKTDLVVRTAESTVNLTGFNDQINVASFKWGDDDRTLFFVAPIDGTMQVFSVQDIGLTKMLPQIRQISKGDFDVKSIVAQVGDHLIVEKEDISRAAEVYSLNIKTGTLKQLTHVNDEAYKALAPVTTERKWITTKDGHNMMEWIVYPPNFDKRKKYPTLLYCQGGPQSATTQFFSYRWNFQLMASQGYIIVVPCRRGMPGYGTEWNAAVSKNWGGQVIQDYLDAIDDISKESYVDTARRGCVGASFGGYSVFELAGKHEGRFKSFIAHDGVFDFVAMTGTTDELWFEKWEKGGYYWEKDNKAAQNSYAASPVNFVANWDTPIMIVQGGIDYRVPIEQGQGAFQAAQLRGIKSKFLYFPNENHWVLQPQNAMVWQKEFFSWLKETL
- the pyrH gene encoding UMP kinase; translation: MLPKYKRVLLKLSGESLKAENSTEPFDPKIIEQYANDIKSITDMGVQVAVVIGAGNIYRGMNEAESGIERAHGDYMGMLATVINGMAMQAMLEKIGIFTRLQSALQMDQVAEPYIRRRAIRHLEKNRVVIFGAGTGNPYFTTDTGGSLRAIEIKADVILKGTRVDGIYTADPEKDPSAVKYETIGYKECIDNNLKIMDMTAFTLCMENKLPIIVFDMNKPGNLRAVIEGKNVGTLVTQ
- a CDS encoding glutamate synthase subunit beta, yielding MGKITGFLEHTRELPEKRSVAERVKDYKEFNNLYKDNKLVEQASRCMDCGVPFCHNGCPLGNLIPEFNDAVYREDWKEAYDILSSTNNFPEFTGRICPAPCESACVLGINQPPIVIEEIEKHIIEKAFELGLVKPRTSIVRTGKRVAVIGSGPAGLAAATQLNNAGHLVTVYERDDAPGGLLRYGIPDFKLEKNIIDRRVAVLEQEGVAFKFNANVGVNVKLNDILREYNAVVLAGGSTVPRDLPVHGRTLKGIYYAMEFLKQQNKRVAGKDPLANPEIESNILSENVTASGKNVIVIGGGDTGSDCVGTSNRQQATSITQFELMPVPPKERTEFMPWPTYPMILKTTSSHEEGAERHWAIATKEFIGDDNGHLKAIKVVDLEWKSENGRPSQFLEVKGSERELPCELALLAMGFLHPLQAGMIDELGVELDERGNVKATEKEFLTSIPKIFACGDMRRGQSLVVWAISEGRECARKVDEFLMGHSVLESKDANLIVNNVS